Below is a genomic region from Triticum dicoccoides isolate Atlit2015 ecotype Zavitan chromosome 5A, WEW_v2.0, whole genome shotgun sequence.
CAGTGATATAATATTTGCTCCCGCCGCattcggtctcgttggttaaatttacggACAAATTTGGATCTCCAAAATCGCAGGCTCACTACATTATAGAATGAAGGAAGCAGTTTCTTTGTTTGTAATTAGTTAACGCTCAGATgaatgtatctaaatgtatttaaATGCTAGTAGTACTTTTGTTTGAGCGTCAACTAATTTCGGACGAAGAAAATAGTAATATTTGCTAACTAATTATATATTTACTAAATTTAGATGGAGTACATGCTAGTAACAATGGATGTTTCTTCTGCCAGAAGCGATGCCACGCTAATGGAAAAAGTCCAAATTGGTGGATCAAGCAGCTGATTAATTCCGGCGCGCGTTTAAGTCTAGCGTAGGCTCCATTGCACAAAAAAAGGCACAAAAAAGGTCCAGGCTAGGCTAAGGTAGTGCAGTACTCTTGTATGTACCGGCCGGCCACTAACCGAATTTCAGCCGCTCAGGTCAGCCAGGCCTTAACCAGCAGACAAGTTAGGTTGGCCACTTGCAAAAAAGTTTTGCCGTCAAACCAGCATTATTAGCTGCCGAAAACATGGGGATTGGATCCTGTGACTTATTTGCATATATTCTTTTCGCGAGGAGGAGGCAATCCTGCGATTTGCATACGATGACAGTTCCTTAATTTGGGATGGGTGTTTAAAATGGTCAAATGTTCAGGCCAATTCCCCTGAATTTGGTCCATCTAGGCAAATTAAAATTACATTAGCTGGAAAGTATTCCCTCCGTCTCAAATGTAGTACTACGACGGTTTTTAGGCTTAGACTAAGCCTCAAAAAATCAAGTTGGCGCAATTTTTTGGTCGATTGAAGTAATATTTTTCTCAATCATCCTAGCTAGCTACTTTTACAATAGACGATCTTGCAACCACTGGATTGTCTTTTTCTCTAGAGTAGCAGCAAGATCATCACACACCCGATTCTGCGCGTACCAtccataaaataaaatgaaaatcctCATGCGTCAACTAGTAATAAATGAAAGCTCATCATCAGTCTCAGCGATCACAAGTGTATAACTAACTCCCAATTAGCAACCAACCACTCCTGAGATTAGCACCCATGCGGGACCCACCCCACTCCTACAAACACTACATATAGCCCCATGCGTGAAGGCAGCTCAATCGGAGtagaaccacacacacacacacactcaactCCACTCCACTGGAGCagaagatgatgacgatgatgatgcagATTAGGCCTCATATTGCCATCTCAAATCTCATGGTGGTGGTAGGAgccgtgatgctgctgctgctgcagcagGGTCGTTGGGCTGAGGCGCAGCCCTCTCCCGGCTACTACCCGAGCTCCAAGGTGAGCTCAATGCCCTTCTCGCAGTGGTACAGCAACCTGTGGGGCGCCCAGCACCAGTCCCTCTCCCCGGACCAGACCTCCCTCACCCTCTGGATGGACCGCAGCTCAGGTCAGTCACGACGCACTAATGTTTTTTGCATGATTACTCATATGTACGTAGTCCTCAAGTTTGCAATAGTTGGATGATTGATTAATCCATTTCACCTAACAAATCATGCTGCTAATTAGTTCGTTCTTCGTTGCCGATTTCTCAGGGAGCGGGTTCAAGTCGAAGCGGGCGTACCGGAACGGCTACTTCGGCGTCTCCATGAAGGTCCAGCCCGGCTACACCGCCGGCGTCAACACCGCCTTCTACGTCAGTATATACCTCCCTTCTTCCTCCCCTCCGACGACCATTTTTCCTTGTTGGATCGATCTTAAGTTCTTAACTGATGCAAGCAAAAATGCATGCAGCTGTCCAACAACGAGGCGTACCCGGGGTACCACGACGAGATCGACGTGGAGCTGCTGGGCACCGTCCCCGGCGAGCCCTACACGCTGCAGACCAACGTGTACGTCCGCGGCACGGGCGACGCCCACCCCATCGTCGGCCGGGAGATGCGGTTCCACCTCTGGTTCGACCCCGCCGCGGCCTTCCACCACTACGCCGTGCTCTGGAACCCCGACGAGATCGTCTTCCTCGTCGACGACGTGCCCGTGCGCCGCTACCAGAAGAAGGTGGAGGCCACGTTCCCCGAGCGCGAGATGTGGGCCTACGGCTCCGTCTGGGACGCCTCCGACTGGGCCACCGACGGCGGCCGCTACAGGTCCGACTACCGCTACCAGCCCTTTGTGTCCGGGTTCAAGGATTTCAAGGTCGCCGGCTGCGAGGTCGGCGCGCCGGCGTCGTGCAGCCCCGTGCCGGCGGGCCCCGGAGGCGGGCTGAGCGCGCAGCAGACCGCCGCCATGAGCTGGGCGCAGCAGCGGGCCATGGTCTACTACTACTGCCAGGATAGCTCCAAGGACCGCTCCAACTACCCCGAGTGCTAGCCTGCTAGCTTATATATACATATAAGATGAGGAAGCTCCGAGTTCGAGCCAGCGGCAATGGTGGCGCCGCGCTGCCCTTCCATTCTAGTGATGGTTGAGGCGTACCCGTATGTATACGGTCAGTATACGGTATACGATGTATAGTGTGATCGATACGGTGATTTCTGTCACGTATGTGTGTGAGAGTCTGAGTGCGAGCAGCTGCTGCAATCAATTAAAGTCTAGCAGGCTGACAGCGTACTCTGTCTAAGTTATTGCTATTTGTGAGACACTTGTCCAACTATGGATGATGGACATTTGGACCTGCAATCTGCACCTTTTGATACAGAGAAAAAGGTTCGAATTTTAGTACACCACCTTTTGACGTATACTATGTATCGTTTTAGTACCACGTTTGCTATTTTCAGATGtctgaattcttcctctctcactcGATTTGGATGGCTTGTGCTTTTGGTGGCTGGATTGGTTACCTTTTGTGCCAGACTTCTTTTTGTGCCAGACTTCTGAGTGAAGCAAGAGGTGCTTCACATGAAGAAGCATGGGAAGGGAGTGCGTGTGGGAAAGTATCTGCAGAGGGGCCGCCTTCTTTTCATTCTTTTAAAGTTTCAGAAAAAATGATGAAACTTCAATTAGCTCACAGACAGACACACAAACATTTGGATTCGAATCCGAAACATTGCTCCAAAAACAGAAATTACAAACTTGCTGTCAATAGCGAGATAATGGGCCAATTTAAGCCCAACTTACATCAGACACTATTCAGTGCGAGATTTGTTGATTTTTCTATCGACTCGTGTTACGAATTTTAATTTGAATTTTCATGACAACGTAGATTCATGTTGTGTCAAAGACTGTGGATGCATGAataatactccctctataaagaaatataacagCGTTTAGATTACTAGAGAGAATAGAAAATACAGTCCGCCCATGTGTCACTCGTACTTGGCAAATTAATGCATAACTTGTAAAATCCCCAATGTATATTCATAAGGAACATCTGGCTTTCAGCAGACAAATAATACTCTTCTATGCAATAATGTAAGCATGTCTTAATTCCCATGCCACATGAAAATGATTTAACCACATAAAACAGACATCTGAGTACACCAATTCTAAAGGCAACGATTAAATGATGATGACTGAAGCAGCGCTTGTCACGGGGATCCCGTCGTGGTGCCGCCAAACAACCCAGAAAAGCTACCATGGAGAAGCAGGCGAAGAGCACCAGCAGTAGCGGCGTCATCGTCGTTCCAGAGAGGTCGGCTGGTGTGCCGGAGGAGCTCGCTCCCATGCCGCTGCCTGTACTAGCCGACGCAGGGTATTGGCAGCTTCCGGAGCCTGCCAGATCAAGTTTGTTAAGGCAAACAACCGTGCGATCAGATCAAATAGGGTAAGACGACCGACGTGCAGGTTAATTACGGTAGATGGAAGAAGAGGTTACTTGGGTCTGTGGAGGTGAGGGCGCCGCTGGCCTTGGCCATGGCGTTGTGGTAGTAGCTGTTGCCTGTTGGTGGCATAGGAGCAGCGCGTCGCCACCGTGTCCGTGTCGGTGTGGCACTGCCTGCCGGGGAGTAGCGGGGCGCAGTCGGCGCCGTGGCCGCACGCGTAGTCCAGCGCCACCGTGTCCGTGTCGGTGTGGCACTGCCTGCCGGGGAGCAGCGGGGCGCAGTCGGCGCCGTGGCCACACGCGTAGTCCAGCGTCCtctgcagcgccgccgccggcagctCTGGTTTGCACACGCACCAGCTGCTACCTGCAGCCGATGACGCTTCCACCAAGAGCAGGAAGATCGAGAGTGCTGGAGTCGCCGCCATGGATCGGTTTTCGGCTTGTGCTGCTCGTAAACTTTTTGGTTGATTATGTAGTGCACGGGCTCGAGGCGAACTTGCCTGCTTGCTCCGGGTCAGATTCAATCTAAACCCAAATACTTGAGAGTGCACTTCCCTGATCCATTTCCCTCTCTCCTCGCCCTGTTCGTTCCCCAAATCTGACGGCGAGAAACAACCGCTGCCGCGACGCAGCCGAAGACGGGGGCAGGGAAGGGGAAGGGCTGGAGCGCGGCGGGGACCCGCTTCTCGTCGCCAACCAGATCCAGCCCCATCGCCGTTGTTCCCCACTGTCGTCGACGGGATGCGACCGTCGTCTACTTCCTCTGGCTTCGACTGAGTCCACTGCGTCCCAGATGGCAGGGGTGGAGGATCCTCTGGTCGCGGTGGCGTGTGATGTGGGCGTCACACGATGGCAGAGATGGGGCAACCTCCGATGGTAGTCTGATATGAGCGTCTGATGTGGTCTTTCCGGCGTCATGATCTGTTGGGCCTAGGTGCAGCAATGTCAGGTACAGACGCCGGCAGCGTTTCTGGGCTGATTCGGGCAGAGGGGTCCCATGGGAGAGCGTTGCATTCGCTCGGCTGCGAGAGCTTCTCGTCAGAAATTCTTTGCTTGGACCGTCATATCCTAGCAATATCTACTGCGAAAGCACAATGTTCAGAGACACCGGTGTATTTCTGGGTGCCTGCATGTCAATACAATCTAGTACAGTATAGTAGTATTTTGCTAGTAAACCTGGCACACAAGTCTAGTTTGTCTTTACATCTTTAATTAATGTTTAATTTCCTCTTCTAATTTAGTGCTAGTCTGCTAGAGTACATGATGATAGTTGCTGAAGCAAACTAATCCAACTCTATATATGTTtcatcttccttgcaaaaacttatCAATGAGTGGATGATTGGGTGGTGAAATTAGTGTCTTTTTAGTCAGCGGGGTGGTGAAATACGTGTTCTCTTTAGCTGGCTAACACTGTGACGCTTGTATGTTCTATAAATTATCAATCTTGAATTTTTTGAAGAGCATAGAAAGAGttgcacaatcatattttcagagtTGCACATTGACTACCATGCAGTTGGTCGAGGATGTTGTCAAAGTTGCACATCCTACTGGAAGGAGTTGCTTAAGTTGATCTATTTTTGCTAGTCACACTTTTCTGTTGGCATCTGCAGTATTGTAGTTGCACATATAGTAGTTTTCAGTTGGATATGACCATTGAAAACTTGTACAACACTAATGTAAACTAGAAGCTTGTCGTCCTACAAGTAGGCCTCATCACTCCTCTTTTTTGCAACTAGGCAGGTCCCCTTATCCAATTTGTTTTGATTGGTTTGCCAACCAAGTAGTATAATTATTTCTGGATGGCAGTTTTTTCACTCAAGAAATTCATGTGCAACTTTCTTTTTAATTCTTGTGTAACTTGTTACCTTGAGTTGCCAACTTCATATGAAGAGTaaccattttttcatttttttctaccCGTGTGCAActtgttaatttaagttgccaacTTCATATGTAAATGTAGCCTACCCACCCCCATTTTGTTGCCACCAGTGCAATCTTGTTAATTTTGACTAATATGTTTATTCTTTCTGTTTTGCAGAGACAAAATGGTTGGTGAAGGAGATGTGCCTGGCAGTGAAACAGAggttcatattttatttttattttatcctATGACCATTTATTATGCTCTTTTCTTTTATCCTCTCAACAGTTCAATCTTTTTTTTCATTGTAGGATTTTCCAAATAGGACCTCTCGGTGGAACTCAAAACGGGCTGCTAAGCGGCAACTATGTGGCGCTGATAATGACTGGGATGGAGAGGATGATGACGTATCCCAGAGAGTATCTAAATGAGCTGGCATCCTCGGGCTTTTCTAGTTGCACAAGAGTACCTGATTAGTTGGCATCCTCAGTATTTCTAGTTGGACAATTCAATCCAACTAGTTGACATCCTCAGTCTTTTTGTAGCTGCGTTGACACCCTCGGCATTTTCTTCTAGAAGCCTGAAACCTGAATGTGCAATTCTGATTAATCATGCAAGTGCTGAATATTTCATTTTCCAAGAGTATCTAATTAATTGGCATCCTCAAGATTTTTAGTTGCACACGGGTATTCAATTAGTTGGCATCCTTAGCATTTCTACTTGCACAAACAGTATCCAACTAATTGACATCCTCAACCTTTCTAGTTGCACAAGAGTAACTATTTTTTAGTCCCATCTTCAAATTTTTGAGGGTTGCCCAAGAGTATATAATGACTTGGCACCCTCAGCCTTTCTAGTTCCACATGAGTATTTAATTAGTTGGCATCCTGAGCATTTTCTAGTTACACAATAGCATCTAACTAGTTGACATCCTCAGCCTTTCTAATTGCACAAGAGTAACTATTTTAGTTGGCATCCTCTGCATTTTGTAGTTGCACGACTAACATAATATCAAGTTGGCATCGTCGACCTTTCTTATCTAGTTGTTCTGAAGAACAACAAATATTTTGTATGTAGTGTTAACTAATCACCTTTGGCACCTTATGTTTGCAAAACCTCAGGTGATCACGTCGGAATATGATCACCTTTGGGCTTTGGCACCTTTTTCTAATGACAGAAATATAATTTCATCTTCTTTTCTGTTTCACTTTTAGTATATAAAACATCCTATATAACATATTTCCCCTATTGCAATTTGTGTGAGACAAGACTATTTGTACGCTCGTTTTTAATACTGTTCTTGTGCCTTTTCTAGTCTAGTTTCTTTGTTGCACACATTTACAGCAAAAGTTGACTTTGGATACAAGTTTGGTTGCACAATCACATGTTTATATTTGCACAGACAGCAAATCCAGTCTTTTTTAGTTTCATCTAGTCTGTGTGTTGGTTGCACACATTTTTTGTAGGAAAAGATAGCCTGAATGTAGTGTCTATGCAAATAGAAGCCCATATTTGTGCCAACTAAACATGGATCCAAAACCATATTTTCTTGCAATATGTGCAACCAACAGCCAAAAGACTAGAACATATGGACTCTAGTCTGGGCTGTATTGTTGCACACATTTGCATAAAAACGTTGGCTTGGACCCATGCTTAGTTCCACAAATATGTTCTTTTTGCAGAAACACTACACCCACTTCATCTTTTTAGTTGCACAAATATGTGCTTCTTTTTGCACAAACAGTACACCCAGTTCATCTTTCTAGTCCGGGCTGTTTGTTGCATACATTTTGCAGGAAAGTTGTCCTTGGATTAATGCTTAGTGTGCACATATATTTACTTTTTTATAGTTTTGGTTGTTGGTTGCACACATTGCAGGAAAATTTGGCTTGGATCTATGATTTAGTTGCACAAATATGTGCTTCTATTTGCAAAGACACTACATCCACTTCATGTTTCTAGTCTAGGCTGTTTTGTTGCACATTTTTTGTAAAACTAATCCCTTGTATCTATTTGCACACATCCAGGCAGAAGTTGGTTTTGCTACTGGGTCTAGTTGCACATAGTGGTGTTTAATTACACAGACATCATATTACTATTGCTACTCCCTCCAATTATGGAGAAGACTGGTGGAAGATCCAGAGGCAAAGGGGAAGGGAAAGTACAGAAGGGAGGATTAGGAGCCAGAAGTGAACTTACTTTGATTGATGCTGCCTGgtatgcttcttctcctccctcctg
It encodes:
- the LOC119304359 gene encoding xyloglucan endotransglucosylase/hydrolase protein 31-like, coding for MMTMMMQIRPHIAISNLMVVVGAVMLLLLQQGRWAEAQPSPGYYPSSKVSSMPFSQWYSNLWGAQHQSLSPDQTSLTLWMDRSSGSGFKSKRAYRNGYFGVSMKVQPGYTAGVNTAFYLSNNEAYPGYHDEIDVELLGTVPGEPYTLQTNVYVRGTGDAHPIVGREMRFHLWFDPAAAFHHYAVLWNPDEIVFLVDDVPVRRYQKKVEATFPEREMWAYGSVWDASDWATDGGRYRSDYRYQPFVSGFKDFKVAGCEVGAPASCSPVPAGPGGGLSAQQTAAMSWAQQRAMVYYYCQDSSKDRSNYPEC